Proteins encoded together in one Mycobacterium simiae window:
- a CDS encoding HypC/HybG/HupF family hydrogenase formation chaperone, translated as MCLGIPGRIVEITDPANYLAKVDVSGVQRTISVRLLENDMPDPDEWVLVHVGFAMAKIDETEAMRTLAAIQKLGDAYATEMAAFDSSAIG; from the coding sequence ATGTGTCTTGGCATTCCAGGACGAATCGTCGAAATCACCGACCCCGCCAACTATCTGGCGAAGGTCGACGTCAGCGGCGTGCAACGGACAATCAGCGTGCGGCTGCTGGAAAACGACATGCCGGACCCCGACGAGTGGGTGCTGGTCCACGTGGGCTTCGCGATGGCCAAGATCGACGAGACCGAGGCGATGCGCACCTTGGCCGCGATCCAGAAGCTCGGCGACGCCTACGCCACCGAGATGGCGGCCTTCGACTCGTCGGCGATCGGCTAA
- the hypD gene encoding hydrogenase formation protein HypD, with product MKFVDEFRDPAAARKLLVAIEHLAGTDGEHFKFMEVCGGHTHTIYRHGIEHLLPDTVELVHGPGCPVCVIPMGRIDDAMWLAAQPGVIFTCFGDMMRVPGSNGSLLDARARGADVRFVYSPLDALKVAIDNPDKHVVFFAIGFETTAPSTAVTLVRARDLGLANFTVFCNHVTIVPPIKAILESPDLRLSGFIGPGHVSTVVGNRPYRFVPEVYRKPLVVTGFEPLDILASVAMLLRQIREGRCEVENQYQRVVPEHGNPAALALMGKVFALRPHFEWRGLGFISQSALRLHDDFAEYDAELRFAMPGVRVADPKACQCGEVLKGVLKPWECKVFGTACTPETPIGTCMVSPEGACAAYYNFGRMHRDAVKLVGRT from the coding sequence GTGAAATTTGTTGACGAATTCCGAGATCCCGCCGCGGCGCGAAAGCTACTCGTGGCCATCGAGCACCTGGCCGGGACCGACGGCGAACACTTCAAGTTCATGGAAGTGTGCGGCGGGCATACGCACACCATCTACCGGCACGGCATCGAGCACCTGTTGCCCGACACCGTCGAACTGGTGCACGGCCCGGGATGCCCAGTCTGCGTGATTCCGATGGGCCGCATCGACGACGCGATGTGGCTGGCCGCGCAGCCGGGCGTGATCTTCACCTGCTTCGGCGACATGATGCGGGTGCCCGGATCGAACGGAAGTCTGTTGGACGCCAGAGCCCGCGGCGCCGATGTGCGCTTCGTGTACTCGCCGCTGGACGCGCTGAAGGTTGCGATCGACAACCCAGACAAACACGTCGTGTTCTTCGCAATCGGGTTCGAGACCACCGCCCCGTCGACCGCGGTCACGCTGGTGCGGGCGCGCGATCTGGGGCTGGCCAACTTCACCGTGTTCTGCAACCACGTCACGATCGTCCCGCCGATCAAGGCGATCCTGGAATCACCGGATCTGCGGCTGTCGGGCTTCATCGGGCCCGGCCACGTGTCGACGGTGGTGGGCAATCGCCCCTACCGGTTCGTTCCTGAGGTATATCGAAAGCCGTTGGTAGTGACCGGGTTCGAGCCACTTGACATCCTGGCGTCGGTCGCGATGCTACTCCGTCAGATTCGTGAAGGCCGCTGCGAGGTGGAGAATCAATACCAGCGGGTGGTGCCCGAGCACGGCAACCCCGCCGCCCTGGCCCTGATGGGCAAGGTGTTCGCGCTGCGGCCGCACTTCGAATGGCGCGGCCTGGGCTTCATCTCCCAGAGCGCGCTACGGCTGCACGACGATTTCGCGGAATACGACGCAGAGCTGCGCTTCGCGATGCCGGGCGTGCGGGTCGCCGACCCCAAGGCCTGTCAGTGCGGCGAGGTCCTCAAGGGTGTGCTCAAGCCTTGGGAATGCAAGGTTTTCGGCACCGCCTGCACGCCGGAGACCCCGATCGGCACCTGCATGGTGTCCCCTGAGGGCGCATGCGCGGCCTACTACAACTTCGGCCGGATGCATCGAGACGCCGTCAAACTTGTGGGGCGCACTTGA
- a CDS encoding DUF6390 family protein has protein sequence MFARYAHAPNALGYCGPPLGATLRAGSVAEIRAAAAKFSGAWPYLRVLASLSGIDDPLDYRVVESYWLGGGIGAALDPAQFLEALLAIIGPQAGHYWSHLTPDLAREAAGNHCFHVFGVYPWTRFLGRGADQHPLDVLDNCRIAWGTVISRTGDTVELRCRRLVCDGDGLALGEPAVRAVDVWADGHSALPEVALGDEVAVHWDRLCGRLDAEQARRLADSTHRQLRVTSRRLARV, from the coding sequence ATGTTCGCCCGCTACGCGCATGCGCCCAACGCGCTGGGCTACTGCGGGCCACCACTGGGAGCGACATTGCGCGCCGGCTCGGTCGCCGAGATACGCGCTGCGGCGGCAAAGTTCTCCGGAGCCTGGCCGTACCTGCGGGTGCTGGCCAGCCTGAGCGGGATCGACGACCCGCTGGACTACCGGGTCGTCGAATCGTATTGGCTGGGCGGCGGGATCGGTGCAGCGCTGGACCCGGCCCAGTTCCTCGAGGCGTTGCTGGCGATCATCGGCCCGCAGGCCGGGCACTACTGGTCGCACCTCACGCCGGACCTGGCCCGCGAGGCCGCCGGCAATCACTGCTTCCACGTCTTCGGCGTCTATCCGTGGACGCGATTTCTCGGTCGGGGCGCCGACCAGCATCCGCTGGACGTGCTGGACAATTGCCGAATAGCTTGGGGCACCGTGATTTCCCGCACCGGCGACACGGTCGAATTACGGTGCCGGCGGTTGGTCTGCGACGGTGACGGTCTCGCGCTGGGCGAACCGGCGGTGCGCGCCGTGGACGTCTGGGCCGACGGGCACAGCGCGCTGCCCGAGGTGGCCCTCGGCGACGAGGTCGCAGTGCACTGGGACCGGTTGTGCGGCCGGTTGGACGCCGAGCAGGCACGCAGACTCGCCGACAGCACCCACCGCCAATTGCGGGTGACCAGCCGGCGGCTGGCCCGAGTCTAG